The genomic DNA CTTCCTGGCGCGTCTCCAGCATTAACTGACGAAAGCTCGTGCCTTCCTCGGTAATGCGTCGCTGCAACGTGCGCTCACTCATGCCCATTTCCCGCGCCACATCGACCATCTCGGGCCGGCCGCTGGCGAGAATGTGTTTGAGGGCGCGTTTGACCTGTTGGCTGACCGTATTCGGTGCCGTCACTTCCGCCAGTGCCGCCACCAGTGCCGGGTTGAGCATGTCGAGCAGTTCAGGGTTGTGCCCCGGAAACGGCCGGTTCAAATCGTCAGCATTGAACACCAGTGCATTGCGCTCGGCCCCGTAGCGTACAGGGCAGCCGAAGAAGTCGGCCAGGGCGGTATTGCCGCTTTTCGGCCGGGCGAGTTCGACGCTGCGCGGCACGATGTGCACCCCGGAGCCGCGTCGGCCCAGTTCGACGAACGACACGAATGCCGCGTCGATCAATAAGCTGGGCGATTGCTCCTGAGTGCGCAGCCAATCGATGGTGAGGGTGCAGGCATTACCGGCTTCGACCAGCCGCATCC from Pseudomonas tolaasii NCPPB 2192 includes the following:
- a CDS encoding AraC family transcriptional regulator, with the protein product MPDTRPSRFNIPDVFWQALRNIGLEPSAVLRQARLPVTLNLHERRDRRQVSTHEFFRLWEAVSVLNPDPAAGILLVTGLESTRLPPSSFAAFIARDFRDGLQRLARFKQLCTPERMRLVEAGNACTLTIDWLRTQEQSPSLLIDAAFVSFVELGRRGSGVHIVPRSVELARPKSGNTALADFFGCPVRYGAERNALVFNADDLNRPFPGHNPELLDMLNPALVAALAEVTAPNTVSQQVKRALKHILASGRPEMVDVAREMGMSERTLQRRITEEGTSFRQLMLETRQEVVRHLLAEPSIEMDEIACLLGYEDTNSFYRAFRSWEGTTPARWRASQVPSSH